In the genome of Flexistipes sinusarabici DSM 4947, one region contains:
- the dnaX gene encoding DNA polymerase III subunit gamma/tau — MAYLALARKYRPQNFHEIVGQDFVIKTLSNAIELGRISHAYLFTGPRGVGKTSTARIFAKAVNCKTPDGVNPCNTCEICEEITDGSSMDVIEIDGASNRGIDEIRQLRESVRFIPAKCNYKIYIIDEVHMLTEPAFNALLKTLEEPPEHVIFIMATTDAHRIPPTILSRCQRYDFKKIPADFMYDYLSGVLQKEEIEHDRDAVSVIMRNSEGCMRDALSLVDQIVAYSGGTVNIQDTSYLLGLSDYTIINRLFELVLNEDITAVVKHTEEINLKGLDYIFITKTIIEYLKHIMFAKATGYFPEKELTSEEIKYFTKIMEKIDENRAFVLFQLFQKLLQDLKFYDMQQYVFEFGLYKAANISKVIDASAAASKSAPIPENKTAAKTSDTHGKSTDSKMGLNDMDKMWDKLLDQISKYNPSTSANLSHGYIITSDSNNFKVGFSEAKRFHYDIVNKKEHLDIITNVVRNFFGDDRKLSIVLENGSKKKGLSEKKEELETYHEKKTKEEINKNEMISKIKNEFNGKITNIKVYKANK, encoded by the coding sequence AAGAATATCGCACGCATATCTTTTTACCGGTCCGAGGGGTGTTGGCAAAACAAGTACGGCTCGTATTTTTGCAAAAGCAGTTAACTGCAAAACTCCCGACGGTGTAAACCCATGCAACACTTGTGAAATATGTGAAGAAATAACAGACGGTTCATCTATGGACGTCATAGAAATCGACGGAGCATCCAACAGAGGAATCGATGAAATCAGACAATTAAGGGAATCCGTTCGATTCATACCAGCCAAATGTAATTACAAAATATATATTATCGACGAAGTACATATGCTCACTGAGCCGGCCTTCAACGCACTTCTGAAAACACTGGAAGAGCCCCCCGAACATGTAATTTTTATAATGGCAACAACTGATGCACACAGAATCCCGCCAACAATACTGTCAAGGTGTCAGCGTTACGATTTCAAGAAAATACCTGCGGACTTCATGTATGACTACCTCAGCGGAGTACTGCAGAAGGAAGAAATAGAGCACGATAGGGACGCTGTAAGTGTTATCATGCGCAATTCAGAAGGTTGTATGAGGGATGCCCTCTCATTGGTGGATCAAATTGTCGCCTATTCCGGAGGTACTGTTAACATCCAGGACACCTCCTATCTTCTCGGCCTTTCGGATTATACTATTATAAACCGGCTGTTTGAACTGGTTCTGAACGAGGATATTACAGCTGTAGTCAAACACACGGAAGAAATTAACCTGAAAGGACTGGACTACATCTTTATTACAAAAACCATTATAGAATATTTGAAACATATTATGTTTGCCAAAGCCACGGGATATTTCCCCGAGAAAGAACTCACCTCGGAAGAAATCAAATATTTTACAAAAATCATGGAAAAGATTGATGAAAATCGGGCTTTTGTCCTGTTTCAGCTTTTTCAGAAACTGCTGCAGGACTTAAAGTTTTATGATATGCAGCAATATGTTTTCGAATTCGGTCTGTACAAGGCTGCAAATATATCGAAAGTCATAGATGCCTCTGCAGCCGCTTCCAAATCAGCCCCGATACCGGAAAACAAAACTGCCGCAAAAACTTCTGACACTCACGGTAAAAGTACTGACAGCAAGATGGGTTTAAACGACATGGATAAGATGTGGGATAAGCTGCTTGATCAAATAAGCAAATATAATCCTTCAACTTCGGCAAATCTTAGCCACGGTTATATCATAACTTCAGACAGCAATAACTTTAAAGTGGGCTTTAGTGAGGCAAAGCGTTTTCATTACGACATTGTGAACAAAAAAGAGCATCTGGATATAATAACAAACGTTGTCAGGAATTTTTTCGGTGATGACAGAAAACTTTCTATCGTACTTGAAAACGGCAGTAAAAAAAAAGGCCTGAGTGAGAAAAAAGAGGAGCTTGAGACTTATCACGAGAAAAAAACCAAAGAAGAAATAAATAAAAATGAGATGATAAGTAAAATTAAAAATGAATTTAACGGCAAAATAACGAATATAAAAGTTTACAAAGCTAA